The following coding sequences lie in one Apium graveolens cultivar Ventura chromosome 3, ASM990537v1, whole genome shotgun sequence genomic window:
- the LOC141711126 gene encoding zinc finger protein ZAT5-like, whose translation MGSEEFYNMMMIKGKRSKRQRQLLAASASSLALTMATSSSSTSSSDQQFSSTKCVIDDKTTQVEQDMANCLILLAQGGQNRELPAATTSNIKDLFMYQCKTCDRSFPSFQALGGHRASHKRPKAGSTTETLINQHESDSSSIFNHDNSICTTNTILSLQISPSRPDICSIKPSNNARSSSKVHECSICGAEFTSGQALGGHMRRHRSSLLHRASMPSSNHESDNETKKPAAANVFSLDLNLPAPEDMDQQIESKLSFAVNEQVIVFSPSALVNCHL comes from the coding sequence ATGGGTTCCGAAGAATTTTACAATATGATGATGATCAAGGGAAAGCGTAGCAAGCGTCAGAGGCAGTTGCTCGCGGCATCTGCCTCTTCGCTTGCCTTAACCATGGCTACCTCTTCCTCGTCAACCTCCTCATCGGATCAGCAATTTAGTAGTACTAAGTGTGTGATCGACGACAAAACTACACAAGTCGAACAAGACATGGCGAATTGTTTGATTCTTTTGGCTCAAGGTGGCCAAAATCGAGAACTCCCTGCCGCTACGACGTCGAATATCAAAGATTTATTCATGTACCAATGCAAAACTTGTGACAGAAGCTTTCCATCTTTTCAAGCTCTAGGTGGTCACAGAGCAAGTCACAAGAGGCCTAAAGCCGGATCCACCACAGAGACATTGATCAATCAGCACGAATCTGATTCATCGTCGATTTTTAATCACGACAATAGTATCTGCACTACTAATACAATTCTTTCGCTTCAAATATCACCAAGCAGGCCTGATATATGCAGTATTAAACCTAGTAATAACGCAAGATCCTCATCGAAAGTTCACGAGTGTTCGATATGTGGAGCTGAATTCACGTCCGGTCAAGCATTAGGCGGTCACATGAGGCGACACAGGTCGAGTCTCCTACATCGTGCATCAATGCCGAGTTCTAATCATGAGTCCGATAACGAAACGAAGAAGCCAGCTGCTGCTAATGTGTTTTCTCTGGACCTGAATCTGCCGGCGCCAGAAGATATGGATCAACAGATTGAAAGTAAATTATCTTTTGCTGTCAATGAACAAGTTATCGTCTTCTCACCATCTGCTTTGGTTAATTGCCACCTTTAA